In the Populus trichocarpa isolate Nisqually-1 chromosome 1, P.trichocarpa_v4.1, whole genome shotgun sequence genome, one interval contains:
- the LOC7475139 gene encoding BEL1-like homeodomain protein 1 yields the protein MATYFHGSSEIQAAAAPSDGIQTLYLMNPNYLSSYSDATQQQHQQQSPNMIFFNHSNTVNNSLSHGPPQNHHFVGIPLPVPSSNITSSVPDNHSRPSSLHGVVPSVHYNIWGSIDQNSVASAATASESSGAHDVMSSQVGFRRPVVVSPGRQGLSLSLSSQQAPAPPTPYSRAISNEHEIQALHPHVSVVSSGDEIRLSGNSPPSVSAVSNGVSCMQNMVLGSKYLRATQELLDEVANVGKDLIKSGIIARTKEKMKMTKESITGDGSDGSGEAVGETSAKRGADLTTAHRQELQMKKAKLVTMLDEVDQRYRQYHHQMQVVVSSFEQAAGYGAAKSYTALALQTISRQFRSLKDTIASQIRATSKSLGEEDCIGAKVEGSRLRYVDHQLRQQRALQQLGMVQHNAWRPQRGLPERAVSVLRAWLFEHFLHPYPKDSDKHMLAKQTGLTRSQVSNWFINARVRLWKPMVEEMYLEEIKEREKDGSEESGGKNENKESGSHSSAPGESSTHHMDQLKGVVLQSKQPEKPTNQNGSPTRFSNPTISMSPMGASFQQQAGFTLIGPAEMEGIAQSSKKPRSGDMQNSPSSILSMDMDVKHGETSREIGVNFGGDRLTKDGYPLITGSNGSFGAYPMGDLGRFNIEQLTPRFSGNSVSLTLGLPHCENLSLSGTQQNYLSSQNIQLGGRRIEIGTSEPDFSGINTSQNSHSSSGFESVDIQNRKRFPAQLLPDFVA from the exons ATGGCAACGTACTTTCATGGAAGCTCAGAAATCCAAGCAGCAGCTGCACCATCTGATGGGATCCAGACACTTTATCTCATGAACCCTAACTACCTCTCATCTTACTCTGACGCTACTCAACAGCAGCACCAACAACAGTCTCCAAATATGATCTTCTTCAACCACAGTAACACTGTTAACAATAGCCTTTCCCATGGACCGCCGCAGAATCACCACTTTGTCGGCATCCCCCTTCCTGTACCCTCTTCCAACATCACTTCCTCAGTTCCCGACAATCACAGCCGTCCATCGTCCCTACACGGGGTTGTCCCTAGTGTTCACTATAACATCTGGGGTTCAATAGATCAGAATTCGGTCGCATCAGCTGCTACAGCTAGTGAGTCTAGTGGGGCCCATGATGTCATGTCGTCCCAGGTGGGTTTTCGGAGGCCGGTGGTGGTGTCTCCAGGAAGGCAAGGATTATCTCTAAGCCTTTCGTCTCAGCAAGCACCGGCACCACCGACACCCTATAGTAGAGCTATAAGCAATGAGCATGAGATTCAAGCATTGCATCCTCATGTTTCGGTTGTGTCTTCAGGTGATGAAATCAGACTTTCTGGGAACTCTCCGCCGTCTGTTTCGGCAGTGTCGAATGGGGTTTCCTGTATGCAAAACATGGTTTTGGGATCCAAGTACCTGAGAGCTACACAGGAGTTGCTTGATGAAGTTGCTAATGTGGGGAAAGACCTGATAAAGAGTGGCATTATAGCAAGGActaaagagaaaatgaagatgaCTAAAGAATCTATAACTGGAGATGGTTCTGATGGTAGTGGTGAAGCTGTTGGTGAAACTAGTGCTAAGCGTGGAGCTGACCTTACTACAGCCCATAGGCAGGAGCTGCAAATGAAGAAGGCAAAGCTTGTAACCATGCTTGATGAG GTGGACCAAAGATACAGGCAATACCACCACCAAATGCAAGTAGTAGTTTCCTCATTCGAGCAAGCAGCAGGATACGGTGCAGCGAAATCATACACTGCCCTAGCATTACAGACTATCTCAAGGCAATTCAGGAGTCTTAAAGACACAATCGCTTCACAAATCAGGGCCACGAGCAAGAGCTTGGGTGAAGAGGATTGCATTGGAGCAAAGGTTGAAGGTTCAAGACTAAGGTATGTGGATCATCAGCTTCGACAACAGCGAGCACTACAACAACTTGGAATGGTCCAACACAATGCTTGGAGACCCCAGAGAGGATTGCCTGAACGTGCTGTTTCAGTTCTTCGCGCTTGGCTCTTCGAGCACTTCCTTCACCC TTATCCCAAGGATTCTGATAAGCACATGCTTGCAAAACAAACAGGGCTTACTAGGAGCCAG GTGTCTAATTGGTTTATAAATGCTCGAGTTCGGCTGTGGAAGCCTATGGTTGAGGAAATGTACTTGGAGGAAATCAAGGAGCGAGAGAAGGATGGTTCTGAGGAGAGTGGAGGTAAAAATGAGAACAAAGAGTCTGGGTCCCATTCTAGTGCACCAGGAGAGAGCAGTACACATCACATGGATCAACTTAAGGGAGTAGTACTTCAATCAAAACAACCTGAAAAACCCACCAACCAGAATGGTTCTCCTACTAGATTTTCAAACCCAACAATCTCAATGTCTCCCATGGGAGCATCCTTTCAACAGCAAGCTGGTTTTACACTTATTGGGCCAGCTGAAATGGAAGGAATTGCTCAAAGTTCAAAGAAACCAAGGAGCGGTGACATGCAGAATTCTCCAAGTAGTATCCTCTCCATGGACATGGACGTGAAACATGGTGAGACAAGTAGGGAAATCGGTGTGAATTTTGGTGGTGACAGGTTGACCAAGGATGGTTATCCTCTAATAACTGGCAGCAATGGATCTTTTGGAGCATATCCAATGGGAGATCTTGGAAGGTTTAACATTGAGCAGTTGACCCCAAGATTTAGTGGAAATAGTGTCTCCCTCACTCTTGGCTTACCACACTGTGAGAACCTTTCTCTTTCAGGAACTCAGCAAAACTACCTCTCCAGCCAGAACATTCAGCTGGGTGGAAGAAGAATAGAAATTGGAACCAGTGAACCTGACTTTTCTGGGATTAACACCTCACAAAATTCTCACTCCAGCTCTGGTTTTGAGAGTGTTGACATTCAAAACAGAAAGAGGTTTCCTGCTCAACTATTACCAGATTTTGTGGCCTGA